One segment of Enterobacter ludwigii DNA contains the following:
- the treB gene encoding PTS trehalose transporter subunit IIBC, protein MSKVKQEDIDQLIVLVGGRENIATVSHCITRLRFVLNDPAKADPKAIEALSMVKGCFTNAGQFQVVIGTEVGDYYQALLATTGHSSADKEQAKKAARQNMKWHEQLISHFAEIFFPLLPALISGGLILGFRNVIGDVPMSDGKTLAQMYPALKTVYDFLWLIGEAIFFYLPVGICWSAVRKMGGTPILGIVLGVTLVSPQLMNAYLLGQQVPEVWNFGLFTIAKVGYQAQVIPALLAGLTLGFIETRLKRIVPDYLYLVVVPVCSLILAVFLAHAFIGPFGRMIGDGVAFAVRHLMTGSFAPIGAMLFGFLYAPLVITGVHQTTLAIDMQMIQSLGGTPVWPIIALSNIAQASAVTGIILVSRKHNEREISVPAAISAYLGVTEPAMYGINLKYRFPMLCAMIGSGLAGLVCGLYGVMANGIGVGGLPGILSIQPAFWQVFSLAMVIAIVVPMALTTVVYQRKYRQGALQIV, encoded by the coding sequence ATGAGTAAAGTCAAACAAGAAGATATCGACCAGTTGATTGTCCTGGTAGGCGGCCGTGAAAATATCGCGACCGTCAGCCATTGCATTACCCGCCTGCGCTTCGTGCTGAACGATCCGGCCAAAGCCGATCCGAAAGCCATTGAAGCGCTTTCCATGGTTAAAGGCTGCTTCACCAACGCCGGTCAGTTCCAGGTCGTCATCGGTACCGAAGTGGGCGATTACTATCAGGCTCTGCTGGCGACAACCGGGCACAGTTCAGCCGACAAAGAGCAAGCCAAGAAAGCTGCACGCCAGAATATGAAATGGCACGAGCAGTTAATTTCCCACTTCGCGGAGATTTTCTTCCCGCTGCTCCCGGCGCTGATCAGCGGGGGTCTGATTCTGGGCTTCCGCAACGTTATCGGTGATGTGCCGATGAGCGACGGCAAAACCCTGGCGCAGATGTACCCGGCGCTGAAAACCGTTTACGACTTCCTGTGGCTGATTGGCGAAGCGATCTTCTTCTATCTGCCGGTCGGGATTTGCTGGTCAGCGGTGCGCAAAATGGGCGGCACGCCGATTCTGGGTATCGTGCTGGGCGTCACGCTGGTCTCTCCACAGTTAATGAACGCTTACTTACTTGGTCAGCAGGTGCCTGAGGTGTGGAACTTCGGTCTGTTCACCATCGCGAAAGTGGGCTATCAGGCGCAGGTGATCCCAGCCTTGCTGGCCGGTCTGACGCTGGGCTTTATTGAAACGCGCCTGAAACGCATCGTACCGGATTACCTCTATCTGGTGGTGGTGCCGGTCTGCTCCCTTATTCTGGCCGTCTTCCTTGCCCATGCGTTTATCGGTCCGTTTGGCCGCATGATTGGCGACGGCGTTGCCTTCGCGGTACGTCACCTGATGACCGGCAGCTTCGCGCCGATTGGTGCCATGCTGTTTGGCTTCCTGTACGCCCCGCTGGTGATCACCGGCGTGCACCAGACCACGCTGGCGATTGATATGCAGATGATTCAGAGCCTGGGCGGTACGCCGGTCTGGCCTATCATCGCGCTGTCTAACATTGCGCAGGCCTCGGCGGTCACGGGCATTATCCTGGTCAGCCGCAAGCATAACGAGCGTGAGATTTCTGTTCCGGCCGCCATCTCCGCCTACCTCGGCGTCACCGAACCGGCGATGTACGGTATCAACCTGAAATACCGCTTCCCGATGCTGTGCGCGATGATCGGCTCCGGTCTGGCAGGCCTGGTATGCGGTCTGTACGGTGTGATGGCGAACGGGATCGGTGTCGGCGGTCTGCCTGGTATTCTCTCCATCCAGCCCGCTTTCTGGCAGGTGTTTTCCCTGGCGATGGTCATCGCGATTGTCGTTCCAATGGCTCTCACCACCGTGGTTTACCAGCGTAAGTACCGTCAGGGCGCGCTGCAGATTGTTTAA
- a CDS encoding oligogalacturonate-specific porin KdgM family protein has translation MKKTIIKATCISALLLSTQGWCGNTSVDLRFGHNTRSDVNDSRIKVMHQADNGFYFSVEAAQNHNDTFFGDTDRYNPDEKGLTEAAQEIETRWRFDLGNGFAIAPGMVTVFTASNTHYRPFIQGWKAFDNGLNLSARYRYNTVNDAHSDKRLDGSGYTRRESHQFDLWFAYNIGKFGMSYNPRFRWQDNVDQGTGDDTYWEHTVAFNYKLDDGWTPYVELVSLDKTYLTQDGNHENDYAIRLGIVKQL, from the coding sequence ATGAAAAAGACAATTATTAAAGCAACATGTATTAGCGCATTATTATTAAGTACCCAGGGATGGTGCGGAAATACCTCCGTCGATCTTCGCTTTGGTCATAATACGCGCTCAGACGTAAATGATTCACGTATTAAAGTGATGCATCAGGCTGATAACGGTTTTTACTTCTCCGTCGAAGCGGCGCAAAACCATAACGATACGTTCTTTGGTGATACCGACCGATATAATCCGGACGAAAAAGGATTAACGGAGGCAGCACAGGAAATCGAAACGCGCTGGCGTTTTGATCTGGGAAATGGGTTCGCCATCGCACCAGGGATGGTGACCGTCTTTACCGCCAGCAATACGCATTACCGCCCCTTCATCCAGGGCTGGAAAGCATTCGATAACGGCCTGAACCTGTCTGCCCGCTACCGCTATAACACCGTTAACGATGCGCACAGCGACAAACGCCTGGACGGCAGCGGCTACACCCGCCGCGAATCACACCAGTTCGACCTGTGGTTCGCGTACAACATCGGGAAATTCGGCATGTCCTATAACCCGCGCTTCCGCTGGCAGGATAATGTCGATCAGGGAACCGGGGATGATACCTACTGGGAGCACACCGTAGCGTTCAACTACAAGCTCGACGACGGCTGGACGCCTTACGTCGAACTGGTGTCGCTGGATAAAACCTACCTCACTCAGGATGGCAATCATGAAAATGATTACGCCATTCGTCTGGGTATCGTGAAACAGCTCTGA
- the treC gene encoding alpha,alpha-phosphotrehalase → MNTLPHWWQNGVIYQIYPKSFQDTTGSGTGDLRGVTQRLDYLQTLGIDAIWLTPFYISPQVDNGYDVANYTAIDPAYGTLDDFDELVAQAHQRGIRIVLDMVFNHTSTQHAWFRESLNKESPYRQFYIWRDGTPEQLPNNWRSKFGGNAWRWHAESEQYYLHLFAPEQADLNWENPQVRAELKKVCEFWADRGVDGLRLDVINLISKDQDFPDDAVGDGRRFYTDGPRIHEYLQEMSRDVFTPRNLMTVGEMSSTSLENCQQYASLDGRELSMTFNFHHLKVDYPGGEKWTLARPDFVALKTLFRHWQQGMHNKAWNALFWCNHDQPRIVSRFGDEGEYRPHAAKMLGMVLHGMQGTPYIYQGEELGMTNPHFSRITDYRDVESLNMFAELRANGRAPEELLAILASKSRDNGRTPMQWDATHSAGFTEGEPWIGVCDNYETVNARAALDDTDSVFYTYQTLIRLRKTLPVLTWGDYEDLLPDHPSLWCYRRRSQGQTLMVVANLSRERQQWVPASVQGAWRVALSNYADAPPQPDNLLLRPFEAIWWIQE, encoded by the coding sequence ATGAATACCCTTCCTCACTGGTGGCAGAACGGCGTTATCTACCAGATCTATCCAAAAAGTTTTCAGGACACGACGGGCAGCGGCACCGGCGATTTACGCGGCGTCACGCAGCGGCTGGACTACCTGCAAACCCTCGGCATCGACGCCATCTGGCTGACGCCGTTTTATATTTCCCCGCAGGTAGATAACGGATACGACGTGGCGAATTACACCGCCATCGACCCGGCCTACGGCACGCTGGATGATTTTGACGAGCTGGTCGCGCAGGCCCATCAACGCGGCATTCGTATCGTGCTGGATATGGTGTTCAATCACACCTCAACGCAGCACGCCTGGTTCCGGGAATCGCTGAATAAAGAGAGCCCGTATCGCCAGTTCTACATCTGGCGCGACGGTACGCCGGAACAACTGCCCAATAACTGGCGCTCCAAATTTGGCGGCAACGCCTGGCGCTGGCACGCCGAGAGCGAGCAGTACTATCTGCACCTGTTCGCCCCCGAGCAGGCGGACCTCAACTGGGAAAACCCGCAGGTGCGCGCCGAACTGAAAAAGGTGTGCGAGTTCTGGGCCGACCGTGGCGTGGACGGTTTACGCCTCGATGTGATTAACCTGATTTCCAAAGACCAGGATTTCCCGGATGACGCCGTGGGCGATGGCCGTCGCTTCTATACCGACGGACCGCGCATTCATGAGTATCTTCAGGAGATGAGCCGCGACGTCTTTACCCCGCGAAACCTGATGACGGTAGGCGAGATGTCGTCGACCTCGCTGGAAAACTGTCAGCAATACGCCTCTCTCGACGGGCGCGAGCTGTCGATGACCTTCAACTTCCACCACCTGAAAGTGGATTACCCCGGCGGCGAAAAGTGGACCCTGGCCAGGCCGGACTTCGTGGCGCTGAAAACCCTCTTCCGCCACTGGCAGCAGGGCATGCACAACAAAGCCTGGAACGCGCTGTTCTGGTGTAACCACGATCAGCCGCGCATTGTGTCGCGCTTTGGCGATGAAGGGGAGTACCGTCCCCACGCCGCGAAAATGCTCGGTATGGTGCTGCACGGAATGCAGGGCACCCCGTATATTTATCAGGGCGAAGAGCTGGGTATGACCAACCCGCACTTCAGCCGTATAACCGATTACCGCGACGTTGAAAGCCTTAATATGTTCGCTGAACTGCGGGCCAACGGTCGCGCCCCTGAAGAATTGCTGGCTATTCTGGCGAGTAAATCCCGCGATAATGGCCGCACGCCAATGCAGTGGGATGCCACACACAGTGCGGGCTTTACCGAGGGTGAGCCGTGGATTGGCGTTTGCGACAACTACGAGACGGTCAATGCCCGTGCGGCACTGGACGATACTGATTCTGTGTTTTACACCTACCAGACGCTGATTCGCCTGCGCAAAACCCTGCCGGTGCTGACGTGGGGAGATTATGAAGATCTGCTGCCTGACCACCCTTCCCTGTGGTGCTATCGCCGGCGGTCGCAGGGCCAGACGCTGATGGTGGTGGCAAACCTGAGCCGTGAGCGCCAGCAATGGGTTCCCGCGTCAGTACAGGGAGCCTGGCGGGTCGCACTGAGCAACTATGCGGATGCTCCCCCTCAGCCCGACAACCTGCTGTTGCGCCCGTTTGAAGCCATCTGGTGGATACAGGAATAA